GAAGAAGCTAAAAAAAGAGATCATAGAAAAATTGGTCCTAAATTAGATTTATTTATGTTTGAAAATGAATTAGCCCCTGCTATGCCATTTTTCTTACCAAGAGGAGCAAAGATTATAAATGGATTATTAGATTTTTCAAGAGAATTACATAAAAAATATGGATATGAAGAAGTATTAACTCCTCTAATTATGAATATTAAATTATGGCATCAATCCGGACATTGGGATCATTATCAAGAAAATATGTATTTTACAGAAAAAGATGAAACTCAATATGCTGTAAAACCTATGAATTGTCCAGGGCACATTTTAATTTACAAATCTAAAGTATATAGTTACAAGGATTTACCTATAAGATTATCTGAATTTGGAAAAGTTCATAGATATGAAAGAAGCGGAGTTGTACATGGATTATTTAGAGTTAGATCATTTACTCAAGATGATGCACATATTTATTGTACAAAAGATCAAATTGAAGATGAAATAATTAAAGTTATGGACTTCACAAATGAGTTATATAGTGCTTTTGGATTTGAATACGAAGCAGATTTAAGTACAATGCCAGAAGATCATATGGGTGATGAAAAAACTTGGGAAGTTGCTACAGAAGCATTAAGAAAAGCTTTAGAAAAATCAGGTATTAGTTATAAAATTAATGAAGGCGATGGCGCATTTTATGGACCTAAAATTGATTTCCATATAAGGGATTCTTTAGGAAGAAAATGGCAATGTGCTACAATTCAATTAGATTTCCAAATGCCTGAAAGATTTGATATACATTATGTTGATAATAACAATGAATTGCAAAGACCTGTTATGATTCATAGAGCTATATATGGTTCTATTGAAAGATTCTTTGGTATATTAATCGAAAACTTTGCAGGAGCTTTCCCTACATGGCTATCTCCTGAACAAGTAGCTGTTATTCCAGTTTCTGATAAATATATTGATGCTGCAAAAGAGTTGTATGAAAAATTAGATTCAGAAGGTTTAAGAGTAAAATTAGATGATTCAAATGCTACTGTGGGTTATAAAATTAGAAATGCTCAAATGTTGAAAATACCTTATATGATTGTTATTGGAGAAAAAGAAATTGAAACTAAAAAATACAACGTTAGAACAAGAGATGGAAATACAGTTGAAGACTTAGATCTCAATGATTTCATTAAAACTATTAAAGAAGAAATTAAAAATAGAAGTTTAAAATTAAGTTATTAAATATTAAACTAATAAATTGCCGGGATTTCCGGCAATTTATTTTATTATGAACTATATAGCTCATAATCCAATATAATTCAAATATTTACTGTTTGCTATGTAATATATTACATTGATATAATATTCTGGGAGAGGGAATTATAGAAAATTAATATTAAAATTTGGAGGTGTATTATGAAAAAGTTTTTAGTAGTTTTCATTTTACTATTAAGTATAGCTATTTTTGCTGAAACTACTATTAAAGTAGCTGTTTGGTCTTGGGATGTAGAGCTTTACAAAAAGATCATTCAAAGTTTCAATGAAAAATATCCAGATATCAAAGTTGAAATTGTTGTAAACGAACCTGATGTTAACAGTTTTTTGACAGCTAAAAGTGCTGCTGGCGAAGATTTACCTGATGTTGTTGCTCAATCATGGATGGAATTACATTACCCTGTTTCTCAAGGCTGGGTATATCCACTAAACGATTTTGTTAAAAATGATCCTGATTTTTCATTTGTCCCAAAACAATTACAAAATGCATATTCATATAATGGAGTATTATTTGCTTTACCCGAAAGATTGCATTTTAACACAATAATGGTTAATTTAGATTTATTAGAAAAATTAAATTTAAAAAAGCCTAATTATTTATGGAACATAAACCAATTTAGAACTTTAGCAAGAAGAGGTACTACAAGAGAATATTCAGGTATAGATAATTTATGGGAATTTGATACTTTTATGGCAGCAGTTTTAACAGATCACACAAGTTTTTGGAGTTTTGATATAAATAATTGGAAGTTTGATTTACAAAATGGTGGTTGGATCCCTGCAATTACATTACAAAAACAATTAAAATCCGTACCTGGTTTAGTAGCAGGAGATTTATTTAATCAAGAAATTAGAGACGAAGGCGAATTAGATGATTATCAAAAGAAATTTGGAAGAGATGCTGATGCATTTATGGAAGGTAAAATATTATTTGGATTTAGAGGAACATGGGCTTGGTATGAAAATAATTTAAAAGAACTTTCTTGGAATTATGATATGTATCCAGTTCCTAATGATCCTAAATACGGTTTAAGAATACCTACTCATATTAATTATGCATTTATGACATCAACAACAAAACATCCAAAAGAAGCTTTCTTATTCTTAAAATATTTAACCTATGATCCTAATGGAGTAAAAGAAAGGTTAAGAATTTTAACAAACAATAAAGATGCAGAAGGAAAATTAACAAAAGATTGGTTTATACCTGCAACAATGCACCCAGATGTAGTAAAATACTTTGATAGTGTAGAGTTTATTCCTGATGGAGTTAAGTATATGTTAAAAAGATTAGATAGAACAGTTCAAGTTGATTTATGGAAAATTGTACCTGGTTGGTGGGGTGCAATATGGGATGTAATATTCCCTGTAAATGAAAAAATTAGATCAGGTGAAGTTGAGCCCGAAGCAGTAGCTGCTGAAACAGAAGAAAAAGCAAATG
The nucleotide sequence above comes from Marinitoga sp. 38H-ov. Encoded proteins:
- the thrS gene encoding threonine--tRNA ligase; translated protein: MIKIVLPDGSEKEYEKGVSAAIIAKDISEGLYRKALGALVNGELYDLNRPIENDSTIKIITDKDVEAPVIFRHTIAHIMAQAVVRLYGDVKLAIGPVIENGFYYDFDLEDKISEDDLEKIEKEMKKIIKEDLPIERFEISKEEAKELFKDQPYKLELLDDIEDDSVTYYKQGEFIDLCRGPHLPSTGKIKHIKLLSVSGAYWRGNEKNKMLQRIYGTAFAKKDQLEEYLKMLEEAKKRDHRKIGPKLDLFMFENELAPAMPFFLPRGAKIINGLLDFSRELHKKYGYEEVLTPLIMNIKLWHQSGHWDHYQENMYFTEKDETQYAVKPMNCPGHILIYKSKVYSYKDLPIRLSEFGKVHRYERSGVVHGLFRVRSFTQDDAHIYCTKDQIEDEIIKVMDFTNELYSAFGFEYEADLSTMPEDHMGDEKTWEVATEALRKALEKSGISYKINEGDGAFYGPKIDFHIRDSLGRKWQCATIQLDFQMPERFDIHYVDNNNELQRPVMIHRAIYGSIERFFGILIENFAGAFPTWLSPEQVAVIPVSDKYIDAAKELYEKLDSEGLRVKLDDSNATVGYKIRNAQMLKIPYMIVIGEKEIETKKYNVRTRDGNTVEDLDLNDFIKTIKEEIKNRSLKLSY
- a CDS encoding extracellular solute-binding protein is translated as MKKFLVVFILLLSIAIFAETTIKVAVWSWDVELYKKIIQSFNEKYPDIKVEIVVNEPDVNSFLTAKSAAGEDLPDVVAQSWMELHYPVSQGWVYPLNDFVKNDPDFSFVPKQLQNAYSYNGVLFALPERLHFNTIMVNLDLLEKLNLKKPNYLWNINQFRTLARRGTTREYSGIDNLWEFDTFMAAVLTDHTSFWSFDINNWKFDLQNGGWIPAITLQKQLKSVPGLVAGDLFNQEIRDEGELDDYQKKFGRDADAFMEGKILFGFRGTWAWYENNLKELSWNYDMYPVPNDPKYGLRIPTHINYAFMTSTTKHPKEAFLFLKYLTYDPNGVKERLRILTNNKDAEGKLTKDWFIPATMHPDVVKYFDSVEFIPDGVKYMLKRLDRTVQVDLWKIVPGWWGAIWDVIFPVNEKIRSGEVEPEAVAAETEEKANEIIKEAWANFENDLNDFLNNFYNK